One window of Nostoc sp. C052 genomic DNA carries:
- the kdpA gene encoding potassium-transporting ATPase subunit KdpA — protein sequence MLQGWIQIALTLLIIVAITPFFGRYIARVFLEQRTFLDVILNPVERVLYSLVGVPTQENMTGWQYARAILYSNVVMGLLIFFLIANQGWLPLNPTKIDAPTWDTIVHTTISFITNTNQQHYSGETYLSYGSQMLGLGYHMFTSAATGIAVAIAFIRGLTGRPLGNFYVDLIRSITRILLPISIVGGIIFIALGVPETLAGPAVFPTLEDPNISQAIALGPVAHFEIIKQLGENGGGFFAINSAHPFENPNGFSNLIQIVAMLSIPTSLIYTYGLFANNTKQAWLLYGMVGIIFIGFLIVTAIGEYNGNPAVNTLLGSQQPNLEGKEVRFGWAESVLFAVSTTGTMCGAVNSFHDSFMPAGGFIFLSNMFLQIMWGGQGTGTAYLFAYSILAVFVTGLMVGRTPEFLGRKIEKREVVLASFLILLVHPIAILIPGGIALAFPDQLAGISNPGFHGFSQVIYEYASAAANNGSGFEGLGDSQPSPLAIATGTKTTVTALWWNLSTCFSLLAGRYVPIIGLLLLADSMSRKQAVPYTTGTLRTDTGLFTGVTAGVILILGALTFFPVLALGPIGEAFFIGKGIG from the coding sequence ATGTTACAAGGATGGATTCAAATTGCATTAACGCTACTAATTATAGTAGCGATTACTCCCTTCTTTGGGAGATATATAGCGCGTGTATTCCTAGAGCAAAGAACTTTTCTCGACGTGATTTTGAATCCGGTTGAGCGAGTGCTTTACTCTTTGGTTGGCGTTCCAACTCAAGAAAATATGACGGGTTGGCAGTATGCGCGAGCAATCCTGTACAGCAATGTAGTCATGGGGTTGCTGATTTTCTTCCTCATAGCCAATCAGGGATGGCTACCGCTTAACCCAACCAAGATAGATGCCCCAACTTGGGACACCATAGTACATACCACTATTTCCTTTATTACTAATACCAACCAGCAGCATTATTCTGGTGAAACCTACTTGAGCTACGGTAGTCAAATGTTGGGGCTGGGCTACCACATGTTCACCTCAGCGGCAACAGGTATTGCAGTCGCGATCGCCTTTATTCGAGGGTTGACGGGTAGACCTTTGGGTAACTTTTATGTAGACCTAATTCGCTCGATTACCCGAATTTTGCTGCCGATTAGTATTGTCGGCGGCATCATCTTTATTGCCCTTGGTGTGCCAGAAACCTTAGCTGGGCCAGCAGTATTTCCGACCTTAGAAGATCCTAATATCAGTCAGGCGATCGCTCTTGGCCCAGTTGCCCACTTTGAGATTATCAAACAGCTAGGCGAGAATGGCGGCGGCTTTTTTGCCATCAACTCGGCACACCCTTTTGAAAATCCCAACGGATTTTCTAATTTAATTCAGATTGTGGCCATGCTTTCGATTCCCACATCCCTAATTTATACTTATGGGTTGTTTGCAAATAACACCAAACAAGCCTGGTTACTCTACGGGATGGTGGGTATAATTTTTATCGGATTTCTGATTGTCACCGCCATTGGAGAATATAACGGTAATCCGGCTGTAAATACGCTTTTGGGCAGTCAGCAACCGAACCTAGAGGGTAAAGAAGTCCGCTTTGGTTGGGCAGAATCCGTGCTGTTTGCGGTAAGTACAACTGGTACTATGTGCGGTGCTGTCAACAGTTTCCACGACTCCTTCATGCCCGCAGGCGGTTTTATATTTCTCTCGAATATGTTTCTGCAAATTATGTGGGGTGGACAGGGTACAGGAACAGCTTACCTGTTTGCCTATAGCATCTTAGCGGTATTCGTCACAGGTTTGATGGTGGGACGCACCCCAGAATTTCTGGGACGCAAGATTGAAAAGCGTGAAGTCGTCCTGGCTAGCTTCTTGATTTTGCTAGTTCATCCTATCGCCATTTTGATTCCAGGGGGAATCGCCTTAGCTTTTCCTGACCAATTGGCAGGGATTAGTAATCCTGGCTTTCATGGCTTTTCTCAAGTTATCTATGAATATGCCTCAGCTGCGGCTAACAACGGTTCTGGGTTTGAAGGTTTAGGCGATTCACAACCCTCTCCCTTGGCGATCGCAACTGGTACAAAAACTACCGTAACCGCCCTCTGGTGGAACCTAAGCACCTGCTTCAGCCTCTTAGCCGGACGCTATGTACCAATCATCGGTCTACTGCTGCTAGCGGATAGCATGTCCCGCAAGCAAGCTGTTCCCTACACAACCGGTACATTGCGAACCGACACCGGACTATTTACAGGCGTCACCGCAGGCGTAATTTTAATCTTGGGCGCACTCACATTCTTCCCAGTGCTGGCATTGGGGCCCATCGGTGAAGCCTTTTTTATCGGCAAAGGTATCGGGTAG
- a CDS encoding D-glycerate dehydrogenase has product MLQAKVFVTRRLPIELEQLRSLAIVEVWPERQPPPYEILLEKVKEIDGLLCLLTDPIDRQLIKSGKLKVISQMAVGYDNIDIAAATARQIPVGNTPGVLTDATADFAWALLMAAARRVVEADRFTRAGLWQTWEPDLLLGPNVTGATLGIVGFGRIGQAVARRAKGFEMRILYTSRQRCSPELEQSLGVEFATLEHLLQESDFVTLHTPSNDDTYHLISDRQFEMMKRSAILINTARGTIVDPNSLYRTLASGQIAAAAVDVTEPEPIPSDSLLLTLDNLIIAPHIGSASRQTRSKMATMAIANLIAGLRGDRLANCVNPEVYEKNSELRSQNLAKSDENS; this is encoded by the coding sequence ATGCTTCAGGCTAAAGTCTTCGTTACTCGTCGTCTACCCATCGAATTAGAGCAACTGCGATCGCTTGCCATTGTCGAAGTTTGGCCAGAACGTCAACCCCCTCCCTACGAAATTTTACTAGAAAAGGTGAAGGAAATAGATGGATTGCTATGTCTGCTGACTGACCCAATCGATCGGCAACTCATCAAGTCTGGAAAACTCAAAGTCATCAGTCAAATGGCGGTGGGTTACGATAACATTGACATTGCCGCCGCGACGGCACGGCAAATTCCCGTCGGTAATACTCCTGGGGTGTTAACCGATGCTACCGCAGATTTTGCCTGGGCATTACTAATGGCAGCTGCACGGCGAGTAGTGGAGGCAGATCGGTTTACCCGTGCAGGTTTGTGGCAGACTTGGGAACCAGATTTGTTATTGGGGCCAAATGTTACGGGTGCAACCTTGGGAATTGTTGGTTTTGGGCGAATTGGACAAGCAGTTGCGCGTCGTGCCAAAGGGTTTGAAATGCGTATTTTGTATACGAGTAGGCAACGATGCAGCCCAGAATTAGAACAATCTTTAGGTGTGGAGTTTGCTACGTTAGAACACTTACTGCAAGAATCTGATTTTGTGACACTGCATACACCATCGAATGATGATACTTATCATTTAATTAGCGATCGCCAATTTGAAATGATGAAGCGATCGGCTATTTTAATTAACACGGCGCGGGGAACGATTGTAGATCCAAATTCTCTGTATCGTACCCTTGCCAGTGGTCAAATTGCTGCTGCGGCTGTAGATGTCACCGAACCCGAACCGATTCCCAGCGATAGCCTATTGTTAACCTTAGATAATCTAATTATTGCACCTCATATTGGCAGTGCCAGCCGTCAAACGCGCTCAAAAATGGCAACAATGGCGATCGCTAATTTAATCGCGGGATTGAGGGGCGATCGCTTGGCTAATTGTGTCAACCCTGAAGTTTATGAGAAGAATTCAGAACTCAGGAGTCAGAATTTAGCAAAGAGCGATGAGAATTCGTAG
- a CDS encoding BsuBI/PstI family type II restriction endonuclease, with protein MIRIPIVIEGEVKTLSPGGQNILLEKIIKDFAERFTPGGKLIYIGDTDEKFAHFNEVALRDLGVTIDSHGKMPDMIIHHLKNDWLVLIEAVTSHGPINPKRKKELEIIFANIKIPLVMVTTFLSRKAMVEYLAEIAWETDVWVAEDSTHLIHFNGEYLLQAYKVDRDSETE; from the coding sequence ATGATACGTATTCCGATAGTGATTGAAGGAGAGGTGAAAACTCTATCGCCAGGTGGACAGAATATTCTGCTCGAAAAGATTATTAAAGACTTTGCAGAACGTTTTACACCTGGAGGAAAACTGATTTATATTGGTGATACAGATGAAAAATTCGCGCATTTCAATGAAGTGGCATTGAGAGATTTAGGTGTTACTATCGATTCTCATGGTAAAATGCCTGATATGATTATCCACCATCTAAAAAATGATTGGCTAGTTTTAATTGAAGCTGTAACTTCTCATGGGCCAATTAACCCTAAACGAAAGAAAGAACTTGAAATTATCTTTGCTAATATAAAAATTCCCCTTGTCATGGTAACAACCTTTTTAAGTCGGAAAGCGATGGTGGAGTATTTGGCTGAAATTGCTTGGGAAACCGATGTTTGGGTTGCGGAAGATTCTACTCATCTCATTCACTTCAATGGAGAATATTTATTACAGGCTTACAAAGTAGATAGAGATTCTGAAACGGAATAA
- a CDS encoding transposase family protein: MTNPLARIESHPHEAKRLIGINYDQFLALVSLAEKRHREKQAEIEKNKVRIIAKGGGRKPEMSPKEGICLCLVYLRQKPIFEILGLLFDISKTKANDAFNYWVDILREILPASQIEEASVDSQKYQELQQMLSEYELIVDSAEQATARPVDYQEQKRYYSGKKKMHTLKNQFIVLPGGEDIVDICVGMLGKTSDINLFRDTRNKFADSQRFIGDKAYIGDDAITTPHKKRKNTEISEFQKQENKQLSSRRIAVEHMICRVKIFRVASEKFRLARHRYSQVILAVCGLIRLRLNRLVSLTINT; encoded by the coding sequence ATGACAAACCCTTTAGCAAGAATTGAATCACATCCCCACGAAGCAAAACGATTAATAGGGATTAATTATGACCAGTTTTTAGCATTGGTATCCTTAGCGGAAAAAAGGCATAGAGAGAAACAAGCAGAAATTGAAAAAAATAAAGTTCGGATTATTGCCAAGGGAGGCGGACGCAAACCAGAGATGTCACCGAAAGAAGGAATATGCTTGTGTCTAGTTTACCTCAGACAAAAACCAATTTTTGAAATTTTAGGGTTACTCTTTGATATTTCCAAAACAAAAGCGAATGATGCTTTTAACTATTGGGTAGATATTTTGAGAGAAATTTTACCAGCATCTCAAATAGAAGAAGCGTCAGTAGATAGTCAAAAATATCAAGAATTGCAGCAAATGCTGTCCGAGTATGAATTAATTGTTGATAGTGCAGAACAGGCTACAGCGAGACCTGTAGACTATCAAGAACAAAAAAGATATTACTCTGGTAAGAAAAAAATGCATACTCTAAAAAACCAGTTTATTGTCTTACCAGGTGGTGAAGATATTGTAGATATCTGTGTGGGAATGCTGGGAAAAACAAGTGATATTAATTTATTTCGAGATACTCGGAATAAATTTGCTGACTCACAAAGGTTTATAGGTGATAAGGCTTATATTGGAGATGATGCCATTACCACACCTCATAAGAAACGAAAGAATACAGAAATTTCGGAATTCCAAAAACAAGAGAATAAACAACTTTCGTCTCGCAGAATTGCCGTTGAACACATGATATGTCGGGTAAAAATATTTCGAGTAGCCTCGGAAAAATTCCGTCTCGCTCGTCATCGATATAGTCAGGTAATTCTGGCAGTTTGTGGGCTGATTAGGTTAAGACTTAATCGCTTAGTATCCTTAACCATTAATACTTAA
- a CDS encoding DUF4360 domain-containing protein: MKFVKVFLAAVTFITTSVSPAFADAKVEILGASYGGSGCPNESASVSVSPDGQELTILLDLSLI, translated from the coding sequence ATGAAATTTGTAAAAGTATTTCTTGCTGCTGTTACATTCATTACTACTTCAGTTAGCCCCGCCTTTGCTGATGCCAAAGTTGAAATTTTAGGTGCAAGCTATGGTGGTAGCGGTTGCCCCAATGAATCCGCCAGTGTAAGCGTTAGCCCCGATGGTCAAGAGCTAACCATTCTATTAGACTTATCCTTAATATAA